The proteins below are encoded in one region of Lonchura striata isolate bLonStr1 chromosome 1, bLonStr1.mat, whole genome shotgun sequence:
- the CMBL gene encoding carboxymethylenebutenolidase homolog: MANESRPCPCDIGDRFDYGGCGQEVQVGHIKAYVCKPSASTDKAVIVIHDIFGWQLPNTRYIADMLTTNGYIAICPDFFVGQEAWKPSNDWASFDDWVKTRDAGKIDKEVDVILKYLKDQCGAKKIGVVGFCWGGAAVQHMMLKNPHLKAGVSLYGVIRRFEDKHNLLHPTFFIFGEKDDIIPLEQVTLLEQKLKQNCKVDYEVKIYPGQTHGFVHRKREDINPQDKPYIEEGRMDMINWLNKYL; the protein is encoded by the exons ATGGCCAATGAATCGAGGCCCTGCCCATGTGATATTGGGGACAGGTTTGACTATggaggctgtgggcaggaggttCAAGTTGGGCACATCAAAGCCTATGTCTGCAAACCTTCTGCCAGCACCGACAAAGCTGTGATTGTGATTCATGACATATTTGGATGGCAGCTCCCAAACACCAGATACATAGCTGATATGCTAACAACTAATGGATACAT AGCCATCTGCCCAGATTTTTTTGTGGGACAAGAAGCTTGGAAACCTTCTAACGACTGGGCATCTTTCGATGACTGGGTGAAAACACGAGATGCCGGCAAAATAGACAA AGAAGTTGATGTCATCCTCAAATATCTAAAGGACCAATGTGGTGCGAAGAAGATTGGTGTCGTTGGGTTTTGCTGGGGTGGAGCAGCAGTGCAACATATGATGCTGAAGAATCCCCATTTAAAGGCTGGAGTGTCCCTCTATG gTGTGATCAGGCGTTTTGAGGACAAACACAATTTGCTGCATCCTACCTTCTTCATTTTTGGTGAGAAGGATGACATTATTCCATTGGAGCAG GTCACCTTGCTGGAGCAGAAGCTTAAACAGAACTGTAAAGTTGATTATGAAGTTAAAATTTACCCTGGACAGACACATGGGTTTGTGCATCGCAAAAGAGAAGATATCAATCCTCAAGATAAACCTTATATTGAGGAAGGAAGAATGGATATGATCAACTGGCTGAATAAATATCTTTAG